One Setaria italica strain Yugu1 chromosome I, Setaria_italica_v2.0, whole genome shotgun sequence DNA window includes the following coding sequences:
- the LOC101759915 gene encoding chloride channel protein CLC-f isoform X4, translated as MRRPRSPDTRPRHATMSACDDDHASLLRSHAPSPPCPSPRGAGPQQHHHADVEADEATVTASPRRASGGGGVRGLLRHLERRMSARGSGAGRRQHQHGYQQLDCSVVVEQPSQRQRERAEAGEDDELGDGAPPEWALLLIGCLLGLATGICVAAFNRGVHVIHEWAWAGTPNEGAAWLRLQRLADTWHRILLIPVTGGVVVGMMHGLLEIFEQLQLVKSGQRQGINFLGAIFPTVKAVQAAVTLGTGCSLGPEGPSVDIGKSCANACSEMMENNRERRIALVAAGAAAGIASGFNAAVAGCFFAIETVLRPLKAENSPPFTTAMIILASVVSSTVSNVLLGARPAFIVPAYELKSAAELPLYLILGMLCGVVSVVFDRLVAWFSRLFGRIKEKFNFPIIVYPALGGLGAGLIALKYPGILYWGFTNVEEILHTGKSASAPGIWLLTQLAAAKVVATALCKGSGLVGGLYAPSLMIGAAVGAVFGGSAAYLINSAIPGNAAVAQPQAYALVGMAATLASVCSVPLTSVLLLFELTKDYRILLPLMGAVGLAIWVPSVVNQPNDSEPSGFRTPRRGYSSISSEDRNGSSKRADGADDLELSIIQSDVNNYGTYNEEMLLDDLKVSQAMSRIYVKVLPSATVTEAFQLLHDNQQNCALVVDTEDFLEGIITLGDIRRMGFELHGESFIDGDCPKTDILI; from the exons ATGCGGCGCCCCCGCTCCCCTGACACCCGACCACGCCACGCCACCATGTCCGCCTGCGACGACGACCACGCCTCGCTCCTCAGATCccacgcgccgtcgccgccctgcccCTCGCCGCGCGGGGCCGGGccgcagcagcaccaccacgcCGACGTCGAGGCGGACGAGGCCACCGTCACCGCCTCTCCGAGgcgcgccagcggcggcggcggcgtgcgcggccTCCTGCGCCACCTCGAGCGCCGCATGTCAGCGCGCGGATCCGGAGCCGGGCGACGCCAGCACCAGCACGGCTACCAGCAGCTCGACTGCTCCGTGGTGGTCGAGCAGCCGTCGCAGCGGCAGCGGgagagggcggaggcgggggaggacGACGAGCTCGGGGACGGCGCGCCGCCCGAGTGGGCGCTGCTGCTCATCGGTTGCCTCCTCGGTCTCGCCACCGGCATCTGCGTCGCCGCGTTCAACCGCGGG GTTCATGTCATCCATGAATGGGCATGGGCAGGTACTCCAAACGAAGGTGCAGCATGGCTCCGCCTGCAGAGGCTTGCAGATACCTGGCACAGGATACTGCTGATCCCGGTGACCGGAGGTGTGGTTGTAGGAATGATGCATGGGTTACTCGAGATATTTGAGCAGCTACAACTTGTGAAATCAGGGCAGAGGCAAGGAATCAACTTTCTTGGAGCCATCTTCCCAACCGTAAAGGCTGTCCAGGCTGCTGTTACTCTAGGGACTGGTTGTTCGTTGGGGCCTGAAGGTCCTAGTGTGGATATTGGCAAGTCGTGCGCTAATGCATGCTCAGAAATGATGGAGAATAACCGGGAAAGACGGATTGCCCttgttgctgctggtgctgctgctggaatAGCTTCAG GCTTCAATGCAGCAGTTGCTGGGTGCTTCTTTGCCATTGAAACTGTATTGAGGCCCCTTAAAGCAGAAAATTCACCTCCATTTACGACTGCAATGATAATATTGGCATCTGTTGTATCATCTACTGTATCAAATGTTTTGCTTGGAGCAAGACCAGCTTTTATAGTGCCAGCATATGAGCTAAAATCTGCTGCCG AGTTACCCCTGTATCTCATCTTAGGAATGCTCTGTGGAGTGGTCAGTGTGGTATTTGACCGACTGGTAGCATGGTTTTCAAGGTTATTTGGGCGCATAAAGGAAAAGTTTAATTTCCCTATTATAGTGTACCCTGCTTTGGGTGGGCTGGGAGCAGGCCTCATAGCTCTGAAATATCCAGGGATTTTATACTGGGGTTTCACAAATGTTGAAGAAATATTGCATACTGGAAAAAGTGCTTCTGCTCCTGGTATATGGTTGTTAACTCAACTCGCAGCTGCAAAGGTGGTTGCAACTGCCCTCTGCAAGGGCTCTGGCCTCGTGGGAGGGCTATATGCTCCTAGCCTGATGATTGGGGCTGCTGTTGGAGCTGTATTTGGAGGATCAGCTGCTTATTTAATAAATTCAGCTATACCTGGTAATGCTGCTGTTGCACAGCCACAAGCTTATGCTCTG GTTGGAATGGCTGCTACACTAGCTTCAGTCTGTTCAGTCCCATTGACTTCAGTGTTGCTTCTCTTCGAGCTGACAAAGGATTACAGGATTTTGCTTCCTCTCATG GGAGCAGTTGGGTTGGCAATATGGGTTCCTTCTGTAGTAAATCAACCAAATGACAGTGAGCCTTCTGGTTTTAGAACACCCAGACGAGGTTATTcttcaatttcatcagaagacaGAAATGGTAGCTCGAAGCGAGCTGATGGTGCGGATGACCTTGAGCTCAGTATTATACAAAGTGATGTTAATAATTATGGAACTTATAATGAAGAAATGCTTCTGGATGATTTGAAG GTCTCCCAGGCCATGTCAAGGATTTATGTCAAAGTGTTACCATCTGCAACAGTAACAGAAGCTTTTCAGCTATTGCATGACAATCAGCAAAATTGTGCCCTTGTTGTGGACACTGAAGATTTCCTTGAAGGAATTATTACATTAGGGGATATTAGGCGCATGGGATTTGAATTACATGGGGAAAGCTTCATTGATGGAGACTGCCCCAAGACTGAT ATACTGATTTGA
- the LOC101759915 gene encoding chloride channel protein CLC-f isoform X2, whose translation MRRPRSPDTRPRHATMSACDDDHASLLRSHAPSPPCPSPRGAGPQQHHHADVEADEATVTASPRRASGGGGVRGLLRHLERRMSARGSGAGRRQHQHGYQQLDCSVVVEQPSQRQRERAEAGEDDELGDGAPPEWALLLIGCLLGLATGICVAAFNRGVHVIHEWAWAGTPNEGAAWLRLQRLADTWHRILLIPVTGGVVVGMMHGLLEIFEQLQLVKSGQRQGINFLGAIFPTVKAVQAAVTLGTGCSLGPEGPSVDIGKSCANACSEMMENNRERRIALVAAGAAAGIASGFNAAVAGCFFAIETVLRPLKAENSPPFTTAMIILASVVSSTVSNVLLGARPAFIVPAYELKSAAELPLYLILGMLCGVVSVVFDRLVAWFSRLFGRIKEKFNFPIIVYPALGGLGAGLIALKYPGILYWGFTNVEEILHTGKSASAPGIWLLTQLAAAKVVATALCKGSGLVGGLYAPSLMIGAAVGAVFGGSAAYLINSAIPGNAAVAQPQAYALVGMAATLASVCSVPLTSVLLLFELTKDYRILLPLMGAVGLAIWVPSVVNQPNDSEPSGFRTPRRGYSSISSEDRNGSSKRADGADDLELSIIQSDVNNYGTYNEEMLLDDLKVSQAMSRIYVKVLPSATVTEAFQLLHDNQQNCALVVDTEDFLEGIITLGDIRRMGFELHGESFIDGDCPKTDVCLHDTDLTTAKNLMEAKGIKQLPVVKRGVGHRTAGKRKPIALLHYDSIGCCLREEVENWKTICQRMAC comes from the exons ATGCGGCGCCCCCGCTCCCCTGACACCCGACCACGCCACGCCACCATGTCCGCCTGCGACGACGACCACGCCTCGCTCCTCAGATCccacgcgccgtcgccgccctgcccCTCGCCGCGCGGGGCCGGGccgcagcagcaccaccacgcCGACGTCGAGGCGGACGAGGCCACCGTCACCGCCTCTCCGAGgcgcgccagcggcggcggcggcgtgcgcggccTCCTGCGCCACCTCGAGCGCCGCATGTCAGCGCGCGGATCCGGAGCCGGGCGACGCCAGCACCAGCACGGCTACCAGCAGCTCGACTGCTCCGTGGTGGTCGAGCAGCCGTCGCAGCGGCAGCGGgagagggcggaggcgggggaggacGACGAGCTCGGGGACGGCGCGCCGCCCGAGTGGGCGCTGCTGCTCATCGGTTGCCTCCTCGGTCTCGCCACCGGCATCTGCGTCGCCGCGTTCAACCGCGGG GTTCATGTCATCCATGAATGGGCATGGGCAGGTACTCCAAACGAAGGTGCAGCATGGCTCCGCCTGCAGAGGCTTGCAGATACCTGGCACAGGATACTGCTGATCCCGGTGACCGGAGGTGTGGTTGTAGGAATGATGCATGGGTTACTCGAGATATTTGAGCAGCTACAACTTGTGAAATCAGGGCAGAGGCAAGGAATCAACTTTCTTGGAGCCATCTTCCCAACCGTAAAGGCTGTCCAGGCTGCTGTTACTCTAGGGACTGGTTGTTCGTTGGGGCCTGAAGGTCCTAGTGTGGATATTGGCAAGTCGTGCGCTAATGCATGCTCAGAAATGATGGAGAATAACCGGGAAAGACGGATTGCCCttgttgctgctggtgctgctgctggaatAGCTTCAG GCTTCAATGCAGCAGTTGCTGGGTGCTTCTTTGCCATTGAAACTGTATTGAGGCCCCTTAAAGCAGAAAATTCACCTCCATTTACGACTGCAATGATAATATTGGCATCTGTTGTATCATCTACTGTATCAAATGTTTTGCTTGGAGCAAGACCAGCTTTTATAGTGCCAGCATATGAGCTAAAATCTGCTGCCG AGTTACCCCTGTATCTCATCTTAGGAATGCTCTGTGGAGTGGTCAGTGTGGTATTTGACCGACTGGTAGCATGGTTTTCAAGGTTATTTGGGCGCATAAAGGAAAAGTTTAATTTCCCTATTATAGTGTACCCTGCTTTGGGTGGGCTGGGAGCAGGCCTCATAGCTCTGAAATATCCAGGGATTTTATACTGGGGTTTCACAAATGTTGAAGAAATATTGCATACTGGAAAAAGTGCTTCTGCTCCTGGTATATGGTTGTTAACTCAACTCGCAGCTGCAAAGGTGGTTGCAACTGCCCTCTGCAAGGGCTCTGGCCTCGTGGGAGGGCTATATGCTCCTAGCCTGATGATTGGGGCTGCTGTTGGAGCTGTATTTGGAGGATCAGCTGCTTATTTAATAAATTCAGCTATACCTGGTAATGCTGCTGTTGCACAGCCACAAGCTTATGCTCTG GTTGGAATGGCTGCTACACTAGCTTCAGTCTGTTCAGTCCCATTGACTTCAGTGTTGCTTCTCTTCGAGCTGACAAAGGATTACAGGATTTTGCTTCCTCTCATG GGAGCAGTTGGGTTGGCAATATGGGTTCCTTCTGTAGTAAATCAACCAAATGACAGTGAGCCTTCTGGTTTTAGAACACCCAGACGAGGTTATTcttcaatttcatcagaagacaGAAATGGTAGCTCGAAGCGAGCTGATGGTGCGGATGACCTTGAGCTCAGTATTATACAAAGTGATGTTAATAATTATGGAACTTATAATGAAGAAATGCTTCTGGATGATTTGAAG GTCTCCCAGGCCATGTCAAGGATTTATGTCAAAGTGTTACCATCTGCAACAGTAACAGAAGCTTTTCAGCTATTGCATGACAATCAGCAAAATTGTGCCCTTGTTGTGGACACTGAAGATTTCCTTGAAGGAATTATTACATTAGGGGATATTAGGCGCATGGGATTTGAATTACATGGGGAAAGCTTCATTGATGGAGACTGCCCCAAGACTGATGTATGTCTACATG ATACTGATTTGACCACTGCGAAAAATCTTATGGAGGCCAAAGGGATAAAGCAGCTGCCTGTAGTTAAGCGTGGTGTTGGCCATAGAACTGCAGGAAAGCGCAAGCCGATTGCCCTTCTACATTATGATTCTATTGGTTGCTGCTTGCG GGAGGAAGTCGAGAACTGGAAGACCATATGCCAAAGAATGGCTTGTTAA
- the LOC101759915 gene encoding chloride channel protein CLC-f isoform X1: MRRPRSPDTRPRHATMSACDDDHASLLRSHAPSPPCPSPRGAGPQQHHHADVEADEATVTASPRRASGGGGVRGLLRHLERRMSARGSGAGRRQHQHGYQQLDCSVVVEQPSQRQRERAEAGEDDELGDGAPPEWALLLIGCLLGLATGICVAAFNRGVHVIHEWAWAGTPNEGAAWLRLQRLADTWHRILLIPVTGGVVVGMMHGLLEIFEQLQLVKSGQRQGINFLGAIFPTVKAVQAAVTLGTGCSLGPEGPSVDIGKSCANACSEMMENNRERRIALVAAGAAAGIASGFNAAVAGCFFAIETVLRPLKAENSPPFTTAMIILASVVSSTVSNVLLGARPAFIVPAYELKSAAELPLYLILGMLCGVVSVVFDRLVAWFSRLFGRIKEKFNFPIIVYPALGGLGAGLIALKYPGILYWGFTNVEEILHTGKSASAPGIWLLTQLAAAKVVATALCKGSGLVGGLYAPSLMIGAAVGAVFGGSAAYLINSAIPGNAAVAQPQAYALVGMAATLASVCSVPLTSVLLLFELTKDYRILLPLMGAVGLAIWVPSVVNQPNDSEPSGFRTPRRGYSSISSEDRNGSSKRADGADDLELSIIQSDVNNYGTYNEEMLLDDLKVSQAMSRIYVKVLPSATVTEAFQLLHDNQQNCALVVDTEDFLEGIITLGDIRRMGFELHGESFIDGDCPKTDNSPSISSCVTRGFQYRGSERGLLTCFPDTDLTTAKNLMEAKGIKQLPVVKRGVGHRTAGKRKPIALLHYDSIGCCLREEVENWKTICQRMAC; encoded by the exons ATGCGGCGCCCCCGCTCCCCTGACACCCGACCACGCCACGCCACCATGTCCGCCTGCGACGACGACCACGCCTCGCTCCTCAGATCccacgcgccgtcgccgccctgcccCTCGCCGCGCGGGGCCGGGccgcagcagcaccaccacgcCGACGTCGAGGCGGACGAGGCCACCGTCACCGCCTCTCCGAGgcgcgccagcggcggcggcggcgtgcgcggccTCCTGCGCCACCTCGAGCGCCGCATGTCAGCGCGCGGATCCGGAGCCGGGCGACGCCAGCACCAGCACGGCTACCAGCAGCTCGACTGCTCCGTGGTGGTCGAGCAGCCGTCGCAGCGGCAGCGGgagagggcggaggcgggggaggacGACGAGCTCGGGGACGGCGCGCCGCCCGAGTGGGCGCTGCTGCTCATCGGTTGCCTCCTCGGTCTCGCCACCGGCATCTGCGTCGCCGCGTTCAACCGCGGG GTTCATGTCATCCATGAATGGGCATGGGCAGGTACTCCAAACGAAGGTGCAGCATGGCTCCGCCTGCAGAGGCTTGCAGATACCTGGCACAGGATACTGCTGATCCCGGTGACCGGAGGTGTGGTTGTAGGAATGATGCATGGGTTACTCGAGATATTTGAGCAGCTACAACTTGTGAAATCAGGGCAGAGGCAAGGAATCAACTTTCTTGGAGCCATCTTCCCAACCGTAAAGGCTGTCCAGGCTGCTGTTACTCTAGGGACTGGTTGTTCGTTGGGGCCTGAAGGTCCTAGTGTGGATATTGGCAAGTCGTGCGCTAATGCATGCTCAGAAATGATGGAGAATAACCGGGAAAGACGGATTGCCCttgttgctgctggtgctgctgctggaatAGCTTCAG GCTTCAATGCAGCAGTTGCTGGGTGCTTCTTTGCCATTGAAACTGTATTGAGGCCCCTTAAAGCAGAAAATTCACCTCCATTTACGACTGCAATGATAATATTGGCATCTGTTGTATCATCTACTGTATCAAATGTTTTGCTTGGAGCAAGACCAGCTTTTATAGTGCCAGCATATGAGCTAAAATCTGCTGCCG AGTTACCCCTGTATCTCATCTTAGGAATGCTCTGTGGAGTGGTCAGTGTGGTATTTGACCGACTGGTAGCATGGTTTTCAAGGTTATTTGGGCGCATAAAGGAAAAGTTTAATTTCCCTATTATAGTGTACCCTGCTTTGGGTGGGCTGGGAGCAGGCCTCATAGCTCTGAAATATCCAGGGATTTTATACTGGGGTTTCACAAATGTTGAAGAAATATTGCATACTGGAAAAAGTGCTTCTGCTCCTGGTATATGGTTGTTAACTCAACTCGCAGCTGCAAAGGTGGTTGCAACTGCCCTCTGCAAGGGCTCTGGCCTCGTGGGAGGGCTATATGCTCCTAGCCTGATGATTGGGGCTGCTGTTGGAGCTGTATTTGGAGGATCAGCTGCTTATTTAATAAATTCAGCTATACCTGGTAATGCTGCTGTTGCACAGCCACAAGCTTATGCTCTG GTTGGAATGGCTGCTACACTAGCTTCAGTCTGTTCAGTCCCATTGACTTCAGTGTTGCTTCTCTTCGAGCTGACAAAGGATTACAGGATTTTGCTTCCTCTCATG GGAGCAGTTGGGTTGGCAATATGGGTTCCTTCTGTAGTAAATCAACCAAATGACAGTGAGCCTTCTGGTTTTAGAACACCCAGACGAGGTTATTcttcaatttcatcagaagacaGAAATGGTAGCTCGAAGCGAGCTGATGGTGCGGATGACCTTGAGCTCAGTATTATACAAAGTGATGTTAATAATTATGGAACTTATAATGAAGAAATGCTTCTGGATGATTTGAAG GTCTCCCAGGCCATGTCAAGGATTTATGTCAAAGTGTTACCATCTGCAACAGTAACAGAAGCTTTTCAGCTATTGCATGACAATCAGCAAAATTGTGCCCTTGTTGTGGACACTGAAGATTTCCTTGAAGGAATTATTACATTAGGGGATATTAGGCGCATGGGATTTGAATTACATGGGGAAAGCTTCATTGATGGAGACTGCCCCAAGACTGAT AACTCACCCTCCATTTCATCATGTGTTACTCGAGGTTTCCAGTACCGGGGGAGTGAACGCGGATTGTTAACATGCTTTCCAGATACTGATTTGACCACTGCGAAAAATCTTATGGAGGCCAAAGGGATAAAGCAGCTGCCTGTAGTTAAGCGTGGTGTTGGCCATAGAACTGCAGGAAAGCGCAAGCCGATTGCCCTTCTACATTATGATTCTATTGGTTGCTGCTTGCG GGAGGAAGTCGAGAACTGGAAGACCATATGCCAAAGAATGGCTTGTTAA
- the LOC101759915 gene encoding chloride channel protein CLC-f isoform X3 translates to MRRPRSPDTRPRHATMSACDDDHASLLRSHAPSPPCPSPRGAGPQQHHHADVEADEATVTASPRRASGGGGVRGLLRHLERRMSARGSGAGRRQHQHGYQQLDCSVVVEQPSQRQRERAEAGEDDELGDGAPPEWALLLIGCLLGLATGICVAAFNRGVHVIHEWAWAGTPNEGAAWLRLQRLADTWHRILLIPVTGGVVVGMMHGLLEIFEQLQLVKSGQRQGINFLGAIFPTVKAVQAAVTLGTGCSLGPEGPSVDIGKSCANACSEMMENNRERRIALVAAGAAAGIASGFNAAVAGCFFAIETVLRPLKAENSPPFTTAMIILASVVSSTVSNVLLGARPAFIVPAYELKSAAELPLYLILGMLCGVVSVVFDRLVAWFSRLFGRIKEKFNFPIIVYPALGGLGAGLIALKYPGILYWGFTNVEEILHTGKSASAPGIWLLTQLAAAKVVATALCKGSGLVGGLYAPSLMIGAAVGAVFGGSAAYLINSAIPGNAAVAQPQAYALVGMAATLASVCSVPLTSVLLLFELTKDYRILLPLMGAVGLAIWVPSVVNQPNDSEPSGFRTPRRGYSSISSEDRNGSSKRADGADDLELSIIQSDVNNYGTYNEEMLLDDLKVSQAMSRIYVKVLPSATVTEAFQLLHDNQQNCALVVDTEDFLEGIITLGDIRRMGFELHGESFIDGDCPKTDVCLHELTLHFIMCYSRFPVPGE, encoded by the exons ATGCGGCGCCCCCGCTCCCCTGACACCCGACCACGCCACGCCACCATGTCCGCCTGCGACGACGACCACGCCTCGCTCCTCAGATCccacgcgccgtcgccgccctgcccCTCGCCGCGCGGGGCCGGGccgcagcagcaccaccacgcCGACGTCGAGGCGGACGAGGCCACCGTCACCGCCTCTCCGAGgcgcgccagcggcggcggcggcgtgcgcggccTCCTGCGCCACCTCGAGCGCCGCATGTCAGCGCGCGGATCCGGAGCCGGGCGACGCCAGCACCAGCACGGCTACCAGCAGCTCGACTGCTCCGTGGTGGTCGAGCAGCCGTCGCAGCGGCAGCGGgagagggcggaggcgggggaggacGACGAGCTCGGGGACGGCGCGCCGCCCGAGTGGGCGCTGCTGCTCATCGGTTGCCTCCTCGGTCTCGCCACCGGCATCTGCGTCGCCGCGTTCAACCGCGGG GTTCATGTCATCCATGAATGGGCATGGGCAGGTACTCCAAACGAAGGTGCAGCATGGCTCCGCCTGCAGAGGCTTGCAGATACCTGGCACAGGATACTGCTGATCCCGGTGACCGGAGGTGTGGTTGTAGGAATGATGCATGGGTTACTCGAGATATTTGAGCAGCTACAACTTGTGAAATCAGGGCAGAGGCAAGGAATCAACTTTCTTGGAGCCATCTTCCCAACCGTAAAGGCTGTCCAGGCTGCTGTTACTCTAGGGACTGGTTGTTCGTTGGGGCCTGAAGGTCCTAGTGTGGATATTGGCAAGTCGTGCGCTAATGCATGCTCAGAAATGATGGAGAATAACCGGGAAAGACGGATTGCCCttgttgctgctggtgctgctgctggaatAGCTTCAG GCTTCAATGCAGCAGTTGCTGGGTGCTTCTTTGCCATTGAAACTGTATTGAGGCCCCTTAAAGCAGAAAATTCACCTCCATTTACGACTGCAATGATAATATTGGCATCTGTTGTATCATCTACTGTATCAAATGTTTTGCTTGGAGCAAGACCAGCTTTTATAGTGCCAGCATATGAGCTAAAATCTGCTGCCG AGTTACCCCTGTATCTCATCTTAGGAATGCTCTGTGGAGTGGTCAGTGTGGTATTTGACCGACTGGTAGCATGGTTTTCAAGGTTATTTGGGCGCATAAAGGAAAAGTTTAATTTCCCTATTATAGTGTACCCTGCTTTGGGTGGGCTGGGAGCAGGCCTCATAGCTCTGAAATATCCAGGGATTTTATACTGGGGTTTCACAAATGTTGAAGAAATATTGCATACTGGAAAAAGTGCTTCTGCTCCTGGTATATGGTTGTTAACTCAACTCGCAGCTGCAAAGGTGGTTGCAACTGCCCTCTGCAAGGGCTCTGGCCTCGTGGGAGGGCTATATGCTCCTAGCCTGATGATTGGGGCTGCTGTTGGAGCTGTATTTGGAGGATCAGCTGCTTATTTAATAAATTCAGCTATACCTGGTAATGCTGCTGTTGCACAGCCACAAGCTTATGCTCTG GTTGGAATGGCTGCTACACTAGCTTCAGTCTGTTCAGTCCCATTGACTTCAGTGTTGCTTCTCTTCGAGCTGACAAAGGATTACAGGATTTTGCTTCCTCTCATG GGAGCAGTTGGGTTGGCAATATGGGTTCCTTCTGTAGTAAATCAACCAAATGACAGTGAGCCTTCTGGTTTTAGAACACCCAGACGAGGTTATTcttcaatttcatcagaagacaGAAATGGTAGCTCGAAGCGAGCTGATGGTGCGGATGACCTTGAGCTCAGTATTATACAAAGTGATGTTAATAATTATGGAACTTATAATGAAGAAATGCTTCTGGATGATTTGAAG GTCTCCCAGGCCATGTCAAGGATTTATGTCAAAGTGTTACCATCTGCAACAGTAACAGAAGCTTTTCAGCTATTGCATGACAATCAGCAAAATTGTGCCCTTGTTGTGGACACTGAAGATTTCCTTGAAGGAATTATTACATTAGGGGATATTAGGCGCATGGGATTTGAATTACATGGGGAAAGCTTCATTGATGGAGACTGCCCCAAGACTGATGTATGTCTACATG AACTCACCCTCCATTTCATCATGTGTTACTCGAGGTTTCCAGTACCGGGGGAGTGA